A window from Methylocystis sp. MJC1 encodes these proteins:
- a CDS encoding cell division protein ZapA, whose translation MAAVIVTIAGRTYRLSCDDGEEPRLQKLARYIESKILSMKDSFRDVGEQRIVVMAALSVADEAADSRSKAEALEADVVALRAELDAVRKAAAALEERATAAVEDAAQRLERLEADLRKPAVSDDFPF comes from the coding sequence ATGGCCGCCGTCATCGTCACCATCGCCGGGCGCACATACCGTCTCTCCTGCGACGACGGCGAGGAGCCGCGCCTCCAGAAACTCGCCCGTTATATCGAGAGCAAGATCCTCTCGATGAAGGACAGTTTTCGTGACGTCGGCGAACAGCGCATCGTGGTGATGGCGGCGCTGAGCGTTGCGGATGAAGCGGCCGATTCGCGCAGCAAGGCTGAGGCCTTGGAAGCGGACGTCGTCGCCCTGCGCGCCGAGCTCGACGCGGTAAGAAAAGCCGCCGCAGCGCTGGAAGAACGCGCGACGGCGGCGGTGGAAGACGCGGCGCAGCGACTGGAACGGCTCGAGGCCGATCTGCGGAAGCCTGCGGTCAGCGACGATTTTCCGTTCTGA
- the thiS gene encoding sulfur carrier protein ThiS, producing the protein MQIRVNGRPREVDSTTLEALLRELGYEDQKVGTALNQEFVRDRDREKTMLHEGDAVEIVTPRQGG; encoded by the coding sequence ATGCAGATTCGGGTGAACGGGCGTCCGCGTGAGGTGGACTCCACCACTTTGGAGGCCCTGCTGCGCGAATTGGGCTACGAGGATCAGAAGGTCGGCACGGCGCTGAACCAGGAATTCGTGCGCGACAGGGACCGTGAAAAGACCATGCTTCATGAGGGCGACGCGGTGGAGATCGTCACGCCGCGGCAGGGCGGATGA
- a CDS encoding invasion associated locus B family protein — translation MSNLFSRSAAVALAGAFLLAGVSAHAQQAPAAGGAPAAAGQQPAAGGPITATLQAVQADWTKVCGNDPTTKKEVCYTTRDFGAAAKEGDAPQPLLALAVYDPKGDDTKIIRLLLPPGLMLKPGFRFAIDKGAMEAGAFEICFPNGCFAEAKVKKASVDSMKKAQQMTVIVKNQANTEVTFYLPLNDFGKAFDGPAIDPKVLEEQQKKLQEELQKKAEEERKKLEAKSAAPSAAPAPAGKK, via the coding sequence ATGTCGAACCTCTTCTCGCGGTCCGCCGCGGTCGCGCTGGCAGGCGCTTTCCTGCTCGCTGGCGTTTCGGCGCATGCCCAGCAGGCTCCGGCCGCAGGCGGCGCGCCGGCCGCTGCCGGACAGCAACCTGCCGCTGGCGGCCCCATCACCGCCACGCTGCAGGCGGTGCAGGCCGACTGGACCAAGGTCTGCGGCAACGACCCGACGACCAAGAAGGAAGTCTGCTACACGACCCGCGATTTCGGCGCCGCCGCCAAGGAAGGCGACGCTCCGCAGCCGCTGCTCGCGCTGGCGGTCTACGACCCCAAGGGCGACGACACCAAGATCATCCGCCTGCTCCTGCCGCCGGGCCTCATGCTGAAGCCGGGCTTCCGGTTTGCGATCGACAAGGGGGCCATGGAGGCCGGCGCCTTTGAGATCTGCTTCCCGAACGGCTGCTTTGCCGAGGCGAAGGTCAAGAAGGCCTCGGTCGACAGCATGAAGAAGGCCCAGCAGATGACGGTCATCGTCAAGAACCAGGCCAATACCGAGGTCACTTTCTATTTGCCCCTGAACGACTTCGGCAAAGCCTTCGACGGCCCGGCGATCGATCCCAAGGTGCTTGAGGAGCAGCAGAAGAAGCTGCAGGAAGAGCTGCAGAAGAAGGCCGAGGAAGAGCGCAAGAAGCTCGAAGCCAAGAGCGCCGCGCCGTCTGCGGCTCCTGCGCCGGCTGGGAAGAAGTAA
- a CDS encoding thiazole synthase, which produces MNAADTLTFYDVALRSRLLLGTARYPSPAILTEAIRASGCEIVTVSLRREAGGSRAGESFWTLVRDLGARVLPNTAGCRTAKEAIATAQMAREVFETDWIKLEVIGEEDTLQPDVFGLVEAAKALVGDGFKVFPYTTDDLVVAEKLLDAGCKVLMPWAAPIGSGRGVNNTFALRALRAHFPGTPLVVDAGLGAPSHAATVMEMGYDAVLLNTAVSRAGDPVAMARAFGLAVEAGRLAFLAKPMTPRDMAEPSTPVIGRPFKDML; this is translated from the coding sequence ATGAACGCCGCTGATACGCTCACCTTCTACGACGTTGCGCTACGATCGCGGCTGCTGCTGGGGACGGCGCGCTATCCCTCGCCCGCGATTCTCACCGAGGCCATCCGCGCCTCGGGCTGCGAGATCGTCACGGTTTCGTTGCGGCGGGAGGCAGGCGGCTCGCGCGCGGGCGAGAGCTTTTGGACCCTCGTTCGGGACCTCGGCGCGCGCGTGCTTCCCAATACGGCGGGCTGCCGCACGGCCAAGGAGGCGATTGCGACGGCGCAAATGGCCCGCGAGGTATTCGAGACCGATTGGATCAAGCTCGAAGTGATCGGCGAGGAAGATACGCTGCAGCCCGACGTTTTCGGCCTCGTGGAAGCGGCGAAGGCGCTCGTCGGGGATGGTTTCAAGGTTTTTCCCTATACGACCGACGATCTCGTGGTCGCCGAAAAGCTCCTCGACGCAGGCTGCAAGGTTTTGATGCCCTGGGCGGCGCCGATCGGTTCGGGGCGCGGCGTCAACAATACGTTCGCCTTGCGGGCTTTGCGGGCGCATTTCCCGGGTACGCCGCTCGTCGTCGACGCAGGGCTCGGCGCGCCCTCTCATGCCGCGACCGTGATGGAGATGGGCTATGACGCCGTGCTGCTGAATACGGCGGTCTCGCGGGCGGGCGATCCCGTCGCCATGGCGCGCGCTTTCGGCCTCGCTGTCGAGGCCGGGCGGCTCGCCTTTCTAGCCAAGCCGATGACGCCCCGCGACATGGCCGAGCCCTCGACGCCGGTGATCGGGCGGCCGTTCAAGGACATGCTCTGA
- the hspQ gene encoding heat shock protein HspQ: MPRESIAKFAIGQVVKHRRYPFRGVIYDVDPVFANTEEWWLSIPEDLRPSKDQPFYHLFAENAETEYVAYVSEQNLMPDTSGEPVRHPQVEETFARDEDGVYRIREAKRH; this comes from the coding sequence ATGCCGCGAGAGAGCATTGCCAAATTTGCGATCGGTCAGGTCGTGAAACACCGTCGCTATCCGTTCCGGGGCGTCATCTATGACGTCGACCCGGTGTTCGCCAACACCGAGGAATGGTGGCTGTCGATTCCAGAGGATTTGCGTCCGAGCAAGGACCAGCCTTTCTACCACCTCTTCGCGGAAAACGCCGAAACCGAATATGTCGCCTATGTATCGGAGCAGAATCTCATGCCCGACACATCCGGCGAGCCCGTCCGCCACCCGCAGGTCGAAGAGACTTTCGCTCGCGATGAAGACGGCGTCTATCGCATACGCGAGGCGAAGCGGCACTAA
- a CDS encoding FAD-dependent oxidoreductase has translation MLARVIGAGVAGLCATYALARAGAQVELVERQTAPGQGCSRFAGGMIAPWCELESAEPLVAELGQEALAFWTSDIPVATIAGTLVVAAPRERAELLDFARRTDHFERLDGAGVAAFEPDLANRFDAALFFAREAHLDPRAAMQALADRLAAMPNVVRHYGAEADALATHPDWTIDCRGFAARDALPRLRGVKGEMLVLRSDEIVLSRPIRMLHPRRPVYVVPRGEGLFMVGATMIENEERARVTARSVVELVNSAFAIHPAFAEAEIVEMGSDVRPAYPDNLPRLTQSGKTIYINGLYRHGFLLAPALARRAAEVVLRGAYFPEVMDADSGERASA, from the coding sequence ATGCTAGCGCGCGTCATCGGCGCCGGCGTCGCCGGGCTTTGCGCGACCTATGCCTTGGCGCGGGCCGGGGCGCAGGTGGAGCTCGTCGAGCGTCAGACGGCGCCCGGCCAGGGCTGCTCGCGCTTTGCGGGCGGCATGATCGCGCCTTGGTGCGAACTGGAGAGCGCCGAGCCGCTCGTGGCCGAGCTTGGGCAGGAGGCGCTCGCGTTCTGGACCTCGGACATTCCAGTCGCCACGATCGCCGGAACCCTCGTCGTCGCCGCGCCGCGCGAGCGCGCGGAGCTTTTGGATTTCGCCCGGCGCACGGATCATTTCGAGCGGCTCGACGGCGCGGGCGTCGCGGCGTTCGAGCCGGATTTGGCGAATCGTTTCGACGCCGCGCTCTTCTTTGCGCGGGAGGCGCATCTCGATCCGCGCGCCGCCATGCAAGCGCTCGCGGACAGGCTCGCTGCGATGCCCAACGTCGTGCGGCATTATGGCGCGGAGGCGGATGCGCTTGCGACCCATCCCGACTGGACCATCGACTGCCGGGGGTTCGCCGCGCGCGACGCGCTCCCTCGGCTGCGCGGCGTGAAGGGCGAGATGCTGGTTTTGCGCAGCGACGAGATTGTTCTCTCCCGCCCAATTCGCATGCTGCATCCGCGCCGGCCGGTCTATGTCGTGCCGCGCGGGGAGGGTCTATTCATGGTCGGGGCGACCATGATCGAAAATGAGGAGCGCGCGCGGGTGACAGCGCGCTCCGTTGTGGAGCTTGTCAATTCCGCCTTCGCCATTCACCCGGCCTTCGCCGAGGCGGAGATCGTCGAAATGGGCTCGGACGTGCGGCCGGCCTATCCGGATAATCTTCCGCGCCTGACGCAAAGTGGAAAGACGATCTATATCAATGGGCTCTACAGGCACGGTTTCCTGCTTGCCCCCGCGCTCGCGCGCCGCGCTGCCGAGGTTGTTCTCCGCGGCGCCTATTTTCCGGAGGTGATGGATGCAGATTCGGGTGAACGGGCGTCCGCGTGA
- a CDS encoding phosphoglycerate kinase: protein MTSFRTLDSVDVKGKRVLLRVDLNVPMEEGRVTDATRIERILPTINEIAGKGGKVILLSHFGRPKGQRVDEDSLRQVLPTLEHYLKRQIPFAVDCIGEAAEAVVSAMKDGDVVLLENTRFHKGEEKNDPAFVEEVAALGDVFVNDAFSAAHRAHATTEGLAHKLPAIAGRTMQAELEALESALANPARPVMAVVGGAKVSTKLELLGNLVDKVDFLVIGGGMANTFLAAQGKAVGKSLCEHDLAETAREILEKAKAANCTIVLPVDATVAQKFKAHAPSHIVSVDHVGADDMILDVGPKSVAQVETLLVQCKTLVWNGPFGAFELPPFEEGTNAVAQTAARLTVEGKLLSVAGGGDTVAALNQAHAAQEFSYVSTAGGAFLEWLEGKTLPGVAALKA, encoded by the coding sequence ATGACCTCCTTCCGCACCCTCGACAGCGTCGACGTCAAAGGCAAACGCGTTCTGCTGCGCGTCGATCTCAACGTGCCGATGGAGGAGGGGCGCGTCACCGACGCGACCCGCATCGAGCGCATTCTGCCGACGATCAATGAGATCGCCGGCAAGGGCGGCAAGGTCATTCTGCTTTCGCATTTCGGCCGCCCGAAGGGCCAGCGCGTCGACGAGGACTCGCTGCGCCAGGTGCTCCCGACCCTCGAACATTATCTCAAGCGCCAGATTCCCTTCGCGGTAGACTGCATTGGCGAAGCGGCCGAAGCGGTCGTTTCGGCGATGAAGGACGGCGACGTCGTCCTCCTCGAAAACACCCGCTTTCATAAGGGCGAGGAGAAGAACGACCCCGCCTTCGTCGAGGAAGTCGCGGCGCTCGGCGACGTCTTCGTCAATGACGCCTTCTCCGCCGCGCATCGCGCCCACGCCACCACGGAAGGCCTCGCCCATAAGCTCCCCGCCATCGCGGGACGCACCATGCAGGCGGAGCTGGAGGCGCTCGAATCGGCGCTCGCCAATCCGGCGCGGCCGGTGATGGCGGTCGTCGGCGGCGCCAAGGTTTCCACCAAGCTGGAATTGCTCGGCAATCTCGTCGATAAGGTCGATTTCCTGGTCATAGGCGGCGGCATGGCGAATACCTTTCTCGCCGCGCAGGGCAAGGCGGTCGGCAAGTCGCTTTGCGAGCACGACCTCGCCGAAACGGCGCGCGAGATTCTCGAAAAGGCGAAAGCAGCCAATTGCACGATCGTTCTGCCAGTCGACGCCACTGTCGCGCAGAAATTCAAGGCCCATGCGCCGTCGCATATCGTCTCGGTGGACCATGTCGGCGCGGACGATATGATCCTCGACGTTGGCCCCAAATCCGTGGCGCAGGTCGAAACTCTTCTTGTCCAATGCAAGACGCTCGTCTGGAACGGCCCCTTCGGCGCCTTCGAACTGCCGCCCTTCGAGGAGGGCACCAACGCCGTCGCGCAGACGGCAGCGCGCCTGACGGTGGAAGGGAAGCTCCTATCGGTCGCAGGCGGTGGCGACACGGTCGCGGCGCTCAATCAGGCCCACGCCGCCCAGGAGTTCTCTTACGTGTCGACGGCTGGCGGCGCCTTCCTCGAATGGCTCGAGGGCAAGACTCTCCCCGGCGTCGCCGCACTAAAGGCCTGA
- a CDS encoding extracellular solute-binding protein codes for MISSAIRGRQKRRRLPCLVLAALFAAIGPLAADEPTHGLATHGAPALPPDFDHFPYADPQAKKGGKLRVGLAGTFDSLNPFNLKSGSTAQGLVGNVFQGMMARSQDEPFTLYPLIAQSLDIDAARARVTFHLDPRAHFSDGKPITSEDVLFSFDLLKSKGRPQQRIAYGLVKAITAPDAQTVSYDLTGVGDRELPLILAIMPVLPKHATDLERFSDATLAKPVGSGPYIVADAQAGARLLLKRAPNYWGADVPSQRGFYNFDEIDIQYFRDGNSLFEAFKAGLLDYREETSTTRWSTGYDFPALREGRVATETLKNENPKGLEGFVFNTRRPIFTDIRLREALGMMFDFEWVNANLYSNLYTRTKSFFDESELSSSGRPASEKERALLVRYPDAVRADILDGKWRPPINDGSGRDREMAKRALELLASAGYRVDGDKLAKDGEPVSFEIMVKDRNQERLALNYAASLARIGVEARVRLVDEVQYQRRRQKFDFDMMIGQYLASASPGNEQRMRWGSASAKQESSFNLAGAASPAIDALIAALLSAQSQEDFVAAVRAYDRVLLSGFYVVPLFHASEQWIAHSTDIARPGRLPRYAAPLFGPTLESWWRKTP; via the coding sequence ATGATCTCTTCCGCGATTCGCGGCCGCCAGAAGAGGCGCCGCCTCCCCTGCCTCGTCCTTGCGGCGCTTTTCGCGGCCATCGGTCCGCTCGCCGCGGACGAACCTACGCACGGCCTGGCGACGCATGGCGCGCCGGCGCTGCCGCCAGACTTCGATCATTTCCCTTACGCCGACCCACAGGCGAAGAAGGGCGGCAAGCTGCGCGTCGGCCTTGCGGGGACATTCGACAGCCTCAACCCCTTCAATCTGAAATCCGGCTCCACAGCCCAGGGCCTCGTCGGCAATGTCTTTCAAGGAATGATGGCGCGGTCGCAGGACGAGCCCTTCACGCTCTATCCGCTCATCGCCCAATCGCTCGACATCGACGCCGCCCGCGCGCGCGTGACCTTCCATCTCGACCCGCGCGCGCATTTCTCGGACGGCAAGCCCATCACCTCGGAAGACGTGCTGTTCTCCTTCGACCTCCTCAAATCGAAGGGCCGCCCGCAGCAGCGCATCGCCTATGGGCTCGTCAAAGCCATCACGGCGCCCGATGCGCAGACCGTCTCTTATGATCTGACCGGCGTCGGCGATCGCGAGCTGCCGCTCATTCTCGCCATCATGCCGGTGCTGCCGAAACATGCGACCGACCTCGAGCGCTTCTCCGACGCGACGCTCGCCAAGCCTGTTGGCTCCGGCCCTTATATCGTCGCGGACGCTCAGGCCGGCGCGCGGCTGCTTTTGAAGCGCGCTCCGAATTATTGGGGCGCGGACGTCCCGAGCCAGCGCGGTTTCTACAATTTCGACGAGATCGACATCCAATATTTCCGCGACGGAAATTCGCTGTTCGAGGCCTTCAAGGCCGGCCTGCTCGACTATCGCGAGGAAACCAGCACGACGCGTTGGTCCACCGGTTACGACTTCCCCGCGCTGCGCGAGGGCCGCGTTGCGACGGAGACGCTGAAGAACGAGAACCCCAAGGGGCTCGAAGGCTTCGTCTTCAATACGCGACGCCCGATCTTCACCGACATCCGGTTGCGCGAGGCGCTCGGCATGATGTTCGATTTCGAGTGGGTCAACGCCAACCTCTACTCGAACCTCTACACGCGCACGAAAAGCTTCTTCGACGAATCGGAGCTTTCCTCCTCCGGCCGTCCGGCGAGCGAGAAAGAGCGCGCTCTTCTGGTGCGCTACCCCGACGCGGTGCGCGCGGATATTCTCGACGGAAAATGGCGTCCGCCGATCAACGACGGTTCGGGCCGCGACCGCGAAATGGCCAAGCGCGCACTCGAATTGCTGGCAAGCGCCGGCTACCGCGTCGACGGCGACAAGCTCGCTAAGGATGGCGAGCCCGTTTCCTTCGAAATCATGGTCAAGGACCGCAATCAGGAGCGTCTCGCGCTCAATTATGCAGCGTCTCTCGCGCGCATCGGCGTCGAGGCGCGCGTCAGGCTCGTCGACGAAGTGCAATATCAGCGCCGGCGCCAGAAGTTCGATTTCGACATGATGATCGGGCAGTATCTGGCGTCCGCCTCGCCCGGCAATGAGCAGCGCATGCGGTGGGGCTCGGCAAGCGCGAAGCAGGAATCCTCTTTCAATCTCGCCGGCGCCGCCTCGCCCGCGATCGACGCGCTGATCGCCGCGCTACTCTCGGCGCAAAGCCAGGAGGATTTCGTCGCGGCGGTGCGCGCCTATGACCGCGTGCTGCTCTCGGGCTTTTATGTCGTGCCTTTGTTTCACGCCTCCGAACAATGGATCGCACATTCGACCGACATTGCGCGTCCCGGGCGCTTGCCGCGTTACGCGGCGCCGCTCTTTGGTCCGACGCTCGAGAGCTGGTGGAGGAAAACCCCATGA
- the gap gene encoding type I glyceraldehyde-3-phosphate dehydrogenase translates to MTVRVAINGFGRIGRNVLRYIVESGRTDLEVVSINDLGPVETNAHLLRYDSVHGRFPHQVKVEGDTIDVGRGPIKVTAIKNPAELPYKALGVDVAMECTGLFTARDKAKMLLEAGAKRVLVSAPGDGADLTVVYGVNHDRLTKDHLVVSNASCTTNCLAPVAKVLNDAIGIEKGIMTTIHSYTGDQPTLDTFHKDLYRARAAALSMIPTSTGAAKAVGLVLPELNGKLDGYAIRVPTPNVSAVDLKFVAKRPTTKDEIHAAIKAAADGPMKGVLAYTSEKLVSCDFNHCPASSTFHLDQTKVMDGNLVSILSWYDNEWGFSGRMTDTAAAMGKLI, encoded by the coding sequence ATGACCGTGAGAGTGGCCATCAACGGCTTCGGGCGCATCGGCCGCAACGTCCTTCGCTACATCGTCGAATCTGGCCGCACCGATCTCGAGGTCGTGAGCATCAACGATCTGGGCCCGGTCGAAACCAACGCCCATCTGTTGCGCTACGACTCGGTCCATGGCCGTTTCCCCCATCAGGTGAAGGTCGAGGGCGACACGATCGACGTTGGTCGCGGCCCCATCAAGGTCACCGCCATCAAGAACCCGGCGGAGCTGCCCTACAAGGCGCTCGGCGTTGACGTCGCGATGGAGTGCACCGGCCTCTTCACCGCGCGCGACAAGGCGAAGATGTTGCTCGAAGCGGGCGCCAAGCGCGTGCTCGTTTCCGCTCCCGGCGACGGCGCAGACCTCACGGTCGTCTATGGCGTCAATCATGACAGACTGACCAAGGATCATCTGGTCGTCTCCAACGCCTCCTGCACGACCAACTGCCTCGCGCCGGTCGCCAAGGTCCTCAACGACGCCATCGGCATCGAGAAGGGGATCATGACGACGATCCACTCCTATACCGGCGACCAGCCGACGCTCGACACCTTCCACAAGGACCTCTATCGCGCCCGAGCCGCGGCTCTCTCGATGATCCCGACCTCGACGGGCGCCGCCAAGGCCGTGGGTCTCGTGCTGCCGGAGCTCAACGGCAAGCTCGACGGCTATGCGATCCGCGTGCCGACGCCGAACGTTTCCGCCGTGGATCTGAAGTTCGTCGCCAAGCGGCCGACGACCAAGGACGAAATCCACGCGGCCATCAAGGCGGCGGCCGACGGTCCGATGAAGGGCGTGCTTGCTTACACGTCGGAGAAGCTCGTCTCCTGCGATTTCAACCATTGCCCGGCCTCCTCGACCTTCCATCTCGACCAGACCAAGGTGATGGACGGAAACCTTGTCTCCATCTTGAGCTGGTACGACAATGAATGGGGCTTCTCGGGCCGCATGACGGATACGGCGGCGGCGATGGGGAAGCTGATCTAA
- a CDS encoding AMP-binding protein, whose product MIVRAAVSEEEEAALVRAHPLTQFGFDALVAGAARPRPGGLAFLDHIEGVRDDVTYADLYQRVGACLSKLRSLDLARGEKILICCPPGSQAFVALVGALAAGLAPTLAPMPLPHSLSAIARAAKTLQIGALFAPAQICGLDFEEALLEIAADTPSLCVIGALHGALDGAADFSAQALAAQISPRVPLSDDWSDDERHDIGALDEGGNVHFVSQSALLGAALDLVRATRAAGEAPILSLYAPSSLSALIAGPLAALLSGAPLHFLAPFTAAHFLETLDALGPARLIAPVSVLGDLARARLLDNGAITAVIALGAGAACVIDPQERCPIIELRAEGSTLVMRRI is encoded by the coding sequence ATGATCGTCCGCGCCGCCGTTTCCGAAGAAGAGGAAGCGGCGCTCGTACGCGCCCATCCGTTGACGCAGTTCGGCTTCGACGCGCTCGTCGCCGGCGCCGCAAGGCCGCGTCCCGGCGGGCTTGCTTTTCTGGATCATATAGAGGGCGTCAGAGACGATGTGACCTACGCCGATCTATACCAGCGCGTCGGCGCCTGCCTCTCGAAGCTGCGTAGTCTCGATCTAGCGCGCGGCGAGAAGATTCTTATCTGCTGTCCGCCCGGCTCCCAGGCCTTTGTGGCGCTCGTCGGCGCGCTCGCAGCGGGTCTCGCGCCGACCCTCGCGCCCATGCCTCTCCCCCACTCGCTTAGCGCCATTGCTCGCGCGGCGAAGACATTGCAGATCGGAGCGCTTTTCGCGCCGGCGCAAATTTGCGGCCTCGATTTCGAAGAGGCGCTGCTCGAGATCGCCGCTGATACGCCCTCGTTGTGCGTCATCGGCGCGCTTCACGGCGCGCTGGACGGCGCCGCCGATTTTTCGGCGCAAGCGCTCGCCGCTCAAATTTCGCCGCGCGTGCCGCTCTCCGATGATTGGAGCGACGACGAACGCCACGATATCGGCGCGCTCGACGAGGGCGGGAATGTTCACTTCGTCTCACAAAGCGCGCTGCTCGGCGCGGCGCTCGATCTCGTGCGCGCGACTCGCGCGGCGGGAGAGGCTCCTATTCTTTCGCTCTATGCGCCAAGCTCGCTCTCCGCTCTTATCGCGGGCCCGCTCGCGGCGTTGCTATCAGGCGCGCCGCTACATTTTCTTGCGCCTTTCACGGCCGCGCATTTTCTCGAAACGCTCGATGCGCTCGGGCCGGCGCGGTTGATCGCGCCGGTCTCCGTCCTTGGCGATCTCGCGCGCGCCAGACTGCTCGACAATGGCGCGATCACCGCCGTCATCGCCTTGGGTGCGGGCGCCGCCTGCGTCATCGACCCGCAGGAACGCTGTCCAATTATCGAGCTGCGCGCCGAAGGCAGCACGCTTGTTATGCGCAGAATCTGA
- a CDS encoding DUF4164 family protein — protein MTHSEQPAEKTAERLDQALGRLGAALDRLERSMAVKLEDDVSAAELEEELDIMQDDRGRLALELDAALAHVSALEKARDEVLRRLDEAGADVVAALGQASGAPDGE, from the coding sequence ATGACGCACTCCGAACAGCCTGCCGAAAAAACCGCCGAAAGGCTCGATCAGGCGCTCGGTCGCCTCGGAGCCGCTCTCGACCGGCTGGAACGAAGCATGGCTGTGAAGCTGGAGGACGATGTTTCCGCTGCGGAGCTGGAGGAGGAGCTGGATATCATGCAGGATGATCGCGGCCGTCTCGCCCTCGAGCTCGACGCGGCGCTTGCGCATGTGAGCGCTCTTGAGAAAGCGCGCGACGAAGTCCTGCGCCGGTTGGATGAGGCCGGGGCCGACGTCGTCGCCGCGCTGGGGCAGGCCAGCGGCGCGCCGGACGGGGAATAG